One genomic segment of Carassius auratus strain Wakin chromosome 29, ASM336829v1, whole genome shotgun sequence includes these proteins:
- the LOC113048188 gene encoding protein CASC1-like isoform X1, translating into MPPKDGKSAKKKEGNISKAERERLQREAEEQRRREEEEARVIAEREEIERLERERIEQEKQELLELKDRERREDELNELRHILDENHSAVTAWESECRDKAKWECYMRCDGSPDPSVQPEINSFISLWREDSETQIQLVLENCALALQLTNELDFLLSEGPNPCVAQQYRETLLCLQSLIHIKLDQATEELLKSANSHSDIETGNMQTVVQDENVTLCLWANLNKNPRFKGFHFEEVGLGFELPKPLAVHDIAVRILHTRYDHLSHHSQQKQVQRRRSMMEAILTPPTENTAAVQDRKMEGEGDEGESSKQVEEDSRSVRSESRKQSAVSVISSKEGRKSSSVKPLEEGESQMEEITTALEADQNGSDSSPAEPVTDSADAHIVDLQQFTPLGGVFYFDVFHLPPQSHIVKGWEMRELLETGLQIFPYPTEQTRVQSSTSVKLDENSSTVASSPVGVTVALPDSVLFLEDPHVAHWDPIGQHWRADCISEASYDEETHSITFKMNTFSAFTLLQESYANMPFQSWELRPLGQDSALFTITGALIEVSITVKGKQCMLHMEETKNLDHLLGKWMSPSELQKAMQRAGINVFVNEYSDKYVSINPKDPLIEHTVYEQMALMSSAVAFSWSRWNTQCGQEHLVLQACEQLEAGPVAEEEWSLYLLGAQRNQHLKMKEHDDSFSPELTEGSEFHSTFLHMLRQDMSTEGQARVRQSHYLYTDTVQRLLCATRVLTYS; encoded by the exons ATG CCACCAAAGGATGGAAAG TCTGCAAAAAAGAAAGAGGGAAACATCAGCAAGGCTGAGAGGGAGAGACTGCAAAGAGAGGCAGAGGAACAAAGACGGAGAGAGGAAG AAGAAGCTCGTGTCATTGCTGAGCGTGAGGAGATTGAACGGCTGGAGAGGGAGCGAATAGAACAAGAGAAACAAGAACTACTGGAGTTAAAA GACAGAGAGCGCAGAGAGGACGAGCTGAATGAACTGCGGCATATTCTTGATGAGAATCACTCTGCAGTCACTGCGTGGGAATCTGAATGCAGGGACAAAGCTAAG TGGGAGTGTTACATGCGTTGCGACGGCAGTCCAGATCCATCGGTGCAACCGGAAATCAACTCCTTCATCAGTTTGTGGAGAGAAGACTCAGAAACCCAGATTCAGCTGGTCTTGGAGAACTGTGCTCTGGCTCTTCAG TTGACAAACGAACTGGACTTTCTCTTGAGCGAGGGTCCCAATCCCTGTGTTGCTCAGCAGTATCGAGAAACACTCCTGTGTCTGCAGAGTCTCATCCACATCAAACTCGACCAGGCCACTGAGGAGCTACTGAAG TCTGCAAATTCTCATTCCGACATTGAGACCGGCAACATGCAGACTGTAGTCCAGGATGAAAATGTCACTCTTTGTCTGTGGGCGAACCTCAACAAAAACCCAAG GTTTAAAGGTTTCCATTTTGAGGAGGTGGGTCTGGGCTTTGAGCTGCCAAAGCCACTTGCTGTGCATGACATTGCTGTTCGGATCCTTCACACACGATACGATCACCTGTCCCACCACAGCCAGCAAAAACAGGTACAGAGAAGGAGATCCATGATGGAAGCCATTCTCACTCCACCAACTGAAAACACTGCAGCGGTGCAGGATAGAAAGATGGAGGGCGAAGGGGATGAGGGAGAAAGCTCAAAGCAAGTGGAGGAAGACAGTCGTTCGGTCAGATCAGAGAGCAGAAAGCAG AGTGCTGTAAGTGTGATCTCATCTAAAGAGGGGAGGAAGAGCTCTTCAGTCAAGCCGTTAGAGGAAGGAGAAAGTCAGATGGAGGAAATCACAACAGCATTAGAAGCTG ATCAAAATGGTTCCGACTCATCACCAGCTGAACCAGTGACTGACAGTGCTGACGCACATATAGTGGATCTACAGCAGTTCACACCCCTTGGCGGAGTCTTCTACTTTGATGTTTTCCATCTTCCGCCCCAGTCTCACATAGTGAAGGGCTGGGAAATGAGAGAG CTGTTAGAAACCGGTCTCCAGATCTTCCCCTATCCCACAGAGCAGACCCGCGTTCAGAGCTCTACCTCAGTGAAACTGGATGAAAACAGTAGCACTGTTGCCTCATCGCCTGTAGGGGTCACTGTAGCTCTGCCTGACTCAGTATTGTTTCTGGAGGATCCACATGTGGCACATTGGGATCCTATCG GTCAGCACTGGCGGGCAGACTGCATTTCTGAGGCATCCTATGATGAAGAGACCCACAGCATCACCTTTAAGATGAACACATTCTCTGCCTTCACATTACTGCAGGAATCATATGCTAACATGCCTTTCCAGTCATGGGAGCTGAGGCCTCTCGGCCAAGACTCAGCTTTGTTCACAATCACTGGAGCTCTTATTGAAGTCAGCATCACCGTCAAG GGTAAGCAATGTATGCTGCACATGGAGGAAACAAAGAACCTAGATCATCTTCTAGGGAAGTGGATGAGCCCCTCAGAACTGCAGAAGGCCATGCAGAGAGCTGGAATCAATGTATTTGTGAATGAGTATTCAGACAAGTACGTCAGCATCAACCCGAAG GACCCATTAATAGAGCACACAGTGTATGAACAAATGGCTCTAATGTCCTCAGCCGTGGCTTTTTCCTGGAGCCGCTGGAACACACAATGCGGACAAGAGCACCTTGTTCTTCAG GCATGTGAACAGTTGGAGGCGGGGCCTGTGGCCGAGGAGGAATGGTCTCTTTACCTGCTGGGTGCTCAGAGGAACCAGCATCTGAAGATGAAGGAGCATGACGATAGCTTCTCTCCTGAGCTGACCGAGGGTAGCGAGTTCCACTCCACCTTTCTGCACATGCTCAGACAGGACATGAGCACCGAGGGCCAAGCCAGAGTCCGTCAGTCTCACTATCTCTACACAGACACCGTACAGAGGCTTCTGTGTGCAACACGTGTCCTCACATATTCCTGA
- the LOC113048188 gene encoding protein CASC1-like isoform X2 — protein sequence MSAKKKEGNISKAERERLQREAEEQRRREEEEARVIAEREEIERLERERIEQEKQELLELKDRERREDELNELRHILDENHSAVTAWESECRDKAKWECYMRCDGSPDPSVQPEINSFISLWREDSETQIQLVLENCALALQLTNELDFLLSEGPNPCVAQQYRETLLCLQSLIHIKLDQATEELLKSANSHSDIETGNMQTVVQDENVTLCLWANLNKNPRFKGFHFEEVGLGFELPKPLAVHDIAVRILHTRYDHLSHHSQQKQVQRRRSMMEAILTPPTENTAAVQDRKMEGEGDEGESSKQVEEDSRSVRSESRKQSAVSVISSKEGRKSSSVKPLEEGESQMEEITTALEADQNGSDSSPAEPVTDSADAHIVDLQQFTPLGGVFYFDVFHLPPQSHIVKGWEMRELLETGLQIFPYPTEQTRVQSSTSVKLDENSSTVASSPVGVTVALPDSVLFLEDPHVAHWDPIGQHWRADCISEASYDEETHSITFKMNTFSAFTLLQESYANMPFQSWELRPLGQDSALFTITGALIEVSITVKGKQCMLHMEETKNLDHLLGKWMSPSELQKAMQRAGINVFVNEYSDKYVSINPKDPLIEHTVYEQMALMSSAVAFSWSRWNTQCGQEHLVLQACEQLEAGPVAEEEWSLYLLGAQRNQHLKMKEHDDSFSPELTEGSEFHSTFLHMLRQDMSTEGQARVRQSHYLYTDTVQRLLCATRVLTYS from the exons ATG TCTGCAAAAAAGAAAGAGGGAAACATCAGCAAGGCTGAGAGGGAGAGACTGCAAAGAGAGGCAGAGGAACAAAGACGGAGAGAGGAAG AAGAAGCTCGTGTCATTGCTGAGCGTGAGGAGATTGAACGGCTGGAGAGGGAGCGAATAGAACAAGAGAAACAAGAACTACTGGAGTTAAAA GACAGAGAGCGCAGAGAGGACGAGCTGAATGAACTGCGGCATATTCTTGATGAGAATCACTCTGCAGTCACTGCGTGGGAATCTGAATGCAGGGACAAAGCTAAG TGGGAGTGTTACATGCGTTGCGACGGCAGTCCAGATCCATCGGTGCAACCGGAAATCAACTCCTTCATCAGTTTGTGGAGAGAAGACTCAGAAACCCAGATTCAGCTGGTCTTGGAGAACTGTGCTCTGGCTCTTCAG TTGACAAACGAACTGGACTTTCTCTTGAGCGAGGGTCCCAATCCCTGTGTTGCTCAGCAGTATCGAGAAACACTCCTGTGTCTGCAGAGTCTCATCCACATCAAACTCGACCAGGCCACTGAGGAGCTACTGAAG TCTGCAAATTCTCATTCCGACATTGAGACCGGCAACATGCAGACTGTAGTCCAGGATGAAAATGTCACTCTTTGTCTGTGGGCGAACCTCAACAAAAACCCAAG GTTTAAAGGTTTCCATTTTGAGGAGGTGGGTCTGGGCTTTGAGCTGCCAAAGCCACTTGCTGTGCATGACATTGCTGTTCGGATCCTTCACACACGATACGATCACCTGTCCCACCACAGCCAGCAAAAACAGGTACAGAGAAGGAGATCCATGATGGAAGCCATTCTCACTCCACCAACTGAAAACACTGCAGCGGTGCAGGATAGAAAGATGGAGGGCGAAGGGGATGAGGGAGAAAGCTCAAAGCAAGTGGAGGAAGACAGTCGTTCGGTCAGATCAGAGAGCAGAAAGCAG AGTGCTGTAAGTGTGATCTCATCTAAAGAGGGGAGGAAGAGCTCTTCAGTCAAGCCGTTAGAGGAAGGAGAAAGTCAGATGGAGGAAATCACAACAGCATTAGAAGCTG ATCAAAATGGTTCCGACTCATCACCAGCTGAACCAGTGACTGACAGTGCTGACGCACATATAGTGGATCTACAGCAGTTCACACCCCTTGGCGGAGTCTTCTACTTTGATGTTTTCCATCTTCCGCCCCAGTCTCACATAGTGAAGGGCTGGGAAATGAGAGAG CTGTTAGAAACCGGTCTCCAGATCTTCCCCTATCCCACAGAGCAGACCCGCGTTCAGAGCTCTACCTCAGTGAAACTGGATGAAAACAGTAGCACTGTTGCCTCATCGCCTGTAGGGGTCACTGTAGCTCTGCCTGACTCAGTATTGTTTCTGGAGGATCCACATGTGGCACATTGGGATCCTATCG GTCAGCACTGGCGGGCAGACTGCATTTCTGAGGCATCCTATGATGAAGAGACCCACAGCATCACCTTTAAGATGAACACATTCTCTGCCTTCACATTACTGCAGGAATCATATGCTAACATGCCTTTCCAGTCATGGGAGCTGAGGCCTCTCGGCCAAGACTCAGCTTTGTTCACAATCACTGGAGCTCTTATTGAAGTCAGCATCACCGTCAAG GGTAAGCAATGTATGCTGCACATGGAGGAAACAAAGAACCTAGATCATCTTCTAGGGAAGTGGATGAGCCCCTCAGAACTGCAGAAGGCCATGCAGAGAGCTGGAATCAATGTATTTGTGAATGAGTATTCAGACAAGTACGTCAGCATCAACCCGAAG GACCCATTAATAGAGCACACAGTGTATGAACAAATGGCTCTAATGTCCTCAGCCGTGGCTTTTTCCTGGAGCCGCTGGAACACACAATGCGGACAAGAGCACCTTGTTCTTCAG GCATGTGAACAGTTGGAGGCGGGGCCTGTGGCCGAGGAGGAATGGTCTCTTTACCTGCTGGGTGCTCAGAGGAACCAGCATCTGAAGATGAAGGAGCATGACGATAGCTTCTCTCCTGAGCTGACCGAGGGTAGCGAGTTCCACTCCACCTTTCTGCACATGCTCAGACAGGACATGAGCACCGAGGGCCAAGCCAGAGTCCGTCAGTCTCACTATCTCTACACAGACACCGTACAGAGGCTTCTGTGTGCAACACGTGTCCTCACATATTCCTGA